Part of the Manihot esculenta chloroplast, complete genome genome, CTTAGCGGGGATCCTCGTACATGGTGAATAACCAAATTCCAATTGAAATGAAATCTTTAGGATAAATCAATGCAATTTAGGAGGAATCAATGCAATTTAGGAGGAATCAATGAAAGGACATCAATTAAAATCCTGGATTTTCGAATTGAGAGAGATATTGAGAGAGATCAAGTCAGTGGGATCTTTCATTCACATTTTTTTCCATCAAGAACGTTTTATAAAACTCTTGGACTCCCGAATTTGGAGTATCTTACTTTCACGCAATTCACAGGGTTCAACAAGCAATCGATATTTCACGATCAAGGGTGTAGTACTATTTGTAGTAGTGGTCCTTATATATCGTATTAACAATCGAAAGATGGTCGAAAGAAAAAATCTCTATTTGACAGGGCTTCTTCCTATACCTATGAATTCCATTGGACCCAGAAATGATACATTGGAAGAATCCTTTTGGTCTTCCAATATCAATAGGTTGATTGTTTCGCTCCTGTATCTTCCAAAAGGAAAAAAGATCTCTGAGAGCTCTTTCCTGGATCCGAAAGAGAGTACTTGGGTTCTCCCAATAACTAAAAAGTGTATCATGTCTGAATCTAACTGGGGCTCGCGGTGGTGGAGGAACTGGATCGGAAAAAAGAGGGATTCTAGTTGTAAGATATCTAATGAAACCGTCGCTGGAATTGAGATCTCATTCAAAGAAAAAGATATCAAATATCTGGAGTTTCTTTTTGTATATTATATGGATGATCCGATCCGCAAGGACCATGATTGGGAATTGTTTGATCGTCTTTCTCCGAGGAAGGGGCGAAACATAATCAACTTGAATTCGGGACAACTATTCGAAATCTTAGTGAAAGACTGGATTTGTTATCTCATGTTTGCTTTTCGTGAAAAAATACCAATTGAAGTGGAGGGTTTCTTCAAACAACAAGGAGCTGGGTCAACTATTCAATCAAATGATATTGAGCATGTTTCCCATCTCTTCTCGAGAAAGAAGTGGGCTATTTCTTTGCAAAATTGTGCTCAATTTCATATGTGGCAATTCCGCCAAGATCTCTTCGTTAGTTGGGGGAATAATCCGCACGAATCGGATTTTTTGAGGAACATATCGAGAGAGAATTGGATTTGGTTAGACAATGTGTGGTTGGTAAACAAGGATCGGTTTTTTAGCAAGGCACGGAATATATCGTCAAATATTCAATATGATTCCACAAGATCTAGTTTCGTTCAAGGAAGGAATTCTAGCCAATTGAAGGGATCTTCTGATCAATCCAGAGATCATTTCGATTCCATTAGTAATGAGGATTCGGAATATCACACATTGATCAATCAAAGAAAGATTCAACAACTAAAAGAAAGATCGATTCTTTGGGATCCTTCCTTTCTTCAAACGGAACGAACAGAGATAGAATCAGACCGATTCCCTAAATGCCTTTCTGGATATTCCTCAATGTCCCGGCTATTCACGGAAGGTGAGAAGGAGATGAATAATCATCTGCTTCCGGAAGAAATCGAAGAATTTCTTGGGAATCCTACAAGATCCATTCGTTCTTTTTTCTCTGACAGATCGTCAGAACTTCATCTGGGTTCGAATCCTACTGAGAGGTCCACTAGAAATCAGAAATTGTTGAAGAAAGAACAAGATGTTTCTTTTGTCCCTTCCAGGCGATCGGAAAATAAAGAAATAGTTAATATATTCAAGATAATCACGTATTTACAAAATACCGTCTCAATTCATCCTATTTCATCAGATCCGGGATGTGATATGGTTCTGAAGGATGAACTGGATATGGACAGTTCCAATAAGATTTCTTTCTTGAACAAAAATCCATTTTTTGATTTATTTCATCTATTCCATGATCGGAACGGGGGGGGATACACGTTACACCACGATTTTGAATCAGAAGAGAGATTTCAAGAAATGGCAGATCTATTCACTCTATCAATAACCGAGCCGGATCTGGTGTATCATAAGGGATTTACCTTTTTTATTGATTCCTACGGATTGGATCAAAAACAATTCTTGAATGAGGTATTCAACTCCAGGGATGAATCGAAAAAGAAATCTTTATTGGTTCTACCTCCTATTTTTTATGAAGAGAATGAATCTTTTTATCGAAGGATCAGAAAAAAATGGGTCCGGATCTCCTGCGGGAATGATTTGGAAGATCCAAAACAAAAAATAGTGGTATTTGCTAGCAACAACATAATGGAGGCAGTCAATCAATATGGATTGATCCTAAATCTGATTCAAATCCAATATAGTACCTATGGGTACATAAGAAATGTATTGACTCAATTCTTTTTAATGAATAGATCCGATCGCAACTTCGAATATGGAATTCAAAGGGATCAAATAGGAAATGATACTCTGAATCATAGAACTATAATGAAATATACGATCAACCAACATTTATCGAATTTGAAACAGAGTCAGAAGAAATGGTTCGATCCTCTTATTTTTATTTTTCTTTCTCGAACCGAGAGATCCATGAATTGGGATCCTAATGCATATAGATACAAATGGTCTAATGGGAGCAAGAATTTCCAGGAACATTTGGAACATTTCATTTCTGAGCAGAAGAGCCGTTTTCTTTTTCAAGTAGTGTTCGATCGATTACGTATTAATCAATATTCGATTGATTGGTCTGAGGTTATCGACAAAAAAGATTTGTCTAAGTCACTTCGTTTCTTTTTGTCCAAGTTACTTCTTTTTTTGTCCAAGTTTCTTCTCTTTTTGTCTAACTCACTTCCTTTTTTCTTTGTGAGTTTCGGGAATATCCCCATTCATAGGTCCGAAATCCATATCTATGAATTGAAAGGTCCGAATGATCAACTCTGCAATCAGCTGGTAGAACCAATAGGTCTTCAAATCGTTCATTTGAAAAAATTGAAACCCTTCTTATTGTTATTGGATGATCATGATACTTCCCAAAAATCGAAATTTTTGATTAATGGAGGAACAATATCACCATTTTTGTTCAATAAGATACCAAAGTGGATGATTGACTCATTCCATACTAGAAATAATCGCAGGAAATCTTTTGATAACACGGATTCCTATTTCTCAATGATATCCCACGATCAAGACAATTGGCTGAATCCCGTGAAACCATTTCATAGAAGTTCATTGATATCTTCTTTTTATAAAGCAAATCGACTTCGATTCTTGAATAATCTACATCACTTCTGCTTCTATTGTAACAAAAGATTCCCTTTTTATGTGGAAAAGGCCCGTATCAAGAATTATGATTTTACGTATGGACAATTCCTCAATATCTTGTTCATTCGCAACAAGATATTTTCTTTGTGCGGCGGTAAAAAAAAACATGCTTTTTTGGAGAGAGATACTATTTCACCAATCGAGTCACAGGTATCTAACATATTTATACCTAATGATTTTCCACAAAGTGGTAACGAAAGGTATAACTTGTACAAATCTTTCCATTTTCCAATTCGATCCGATCCATTCGTTCGTAGAGCTATTTATTCGATCGCAGACATTTCTGGAACACCTCTAACAGAGGGACAAATAGTCAATTTTGAAAGAACTTATTGTCAACCTCTTTCGGATATGAATCTATCTGATTCAGAAGGGAAGAACTTGCATCAGTATCTCAATTTCAATTCAAACATGGGTTTGATTCACACTCCATGTTCTGAGAAATATTTACCATCCGAAAAGAGGAAAAAACGGAGTCTTTGTCTAAAGAAATGTGTTGAAAAAGGGCAGATGTATAGAACCTTTCAACGAGATAATGCTTTTTCAACTCTCTCAAAATGGAATCTATTCCAAACATATATGCCATGGTTCCTTACTTCGACGGGGTACAAATATCTAAATTTGATATTTTTAGATACCTTTTCGGACCTATTACCGATACTAAGTAGCAGTCAAAAATTTTTATCCATTTTTCATGATATTATGCATGGATCAGATATATCATGGCTAATTTTTCAGAAAAGATTGTGGAAGATATGCCGGAATCTGATAAGTGAGATTTCGAGTAAGTGTTTACATAATCTTCTTCTGTCCGAAGAAATGATTCATCGAAATAATGAGCCACCATTGATATCGACACATCTGAGATCGCCAAATGTTCGGGAGTTCCTCTATTCAATCCTTTTCCTTCTTCTTGTTGCTGGATATCTCGTTTGTACACATCTTCTCTTTGTTTCCCACGCCTATAGTGAGTTACAGACAGAGTTCGAAAAGGTCAAATCTTTGATGATTCCATCATACATGATTGAGTTGCGAAAACTTCTGGATAGGTATCCTACATCTGAACTGAATTCTTTCTGGTTAAAGAATCTCTTTCTAGTTGCTCTGGAACAATTAGGAGATTTTCTAGAAGAAATGCGGGGTTCTGCTTCTGGCGGCAACATGCTATGGGGTGGTGGTCCCGCTTATGGGGTTAAATCAATACGTTCTAAGAAGAAATTTTGGAATATCAATCTCATCGATCTCATAAGTATCATACCAAATCCCATCAATCGAATCACTTTTTCGAGAAATACGAGACATCTAAGTCATACAAGTAAAGAGATTTATTCATTGATAAGAAAAAGAAAAAACGTGAACGGTGATTGGATTGATGATAAAATAGAATCCTTGGTCGCGAACAGTGATTGGATTGATGATAAAGAAAGAGAATTCTTGGTTCAGTTCTCCACCTTAACGACAGAAAAAAGGATTGATCAAATTCTATTGAGTCTGACTCATAGTGATCATTTATCAAAGAATGACTCTGGTTATCAAATGATTGAAGAGCCGGGAGCAATTTATTTACGATACTTAGTTGACATTCATAAAAAGTATCTAATGAATTATGAGTTCAACACACCCTGTTTAGCAGAAAGACGGATATTCCTTGCTTATTATCAGACAACCACTTATTCACAAACCTCGTGTGGGGTGAATAGTTTTCATTTCCCATCTCATGGAAAACCCTTTTCGCTCCGCTTAGCCCTATCCCCCTCTAGGGGTATTTTAGTGATAGGTTCTATAGGAACTGGACGATCCTATTTGGTCAAATACCTAGCGACAAACTCCTATCTTCCTTTCGTTACAGTATTTCTGAACAAGTTCCTGAATAACAAGCCTAAGGGTTTTCTTATTGATGATAGTGACGATATTGATGATAGTGACGATATTGATGATAGTGACGATATTGATGCTAGTGACGATATTGATGTGAGTGACGATATTGATGTGAGTGACGACGATATCGACCGTGACTTTGACTTTGATACGGAGCTGGAGTTTCTAACTACGATGGATGCGCTAACTATTGATATGATGCCGGAAATAGAAATAAACCGATTTTATATCACCCTTCAATTCGAATTAGCAAAAGCAATGTCTCCTTGCATAATATGGATTCCAAACATTCATGATCTGGATGTGAATGAGTCGAATTACTTATCCCTCGGTCTATTAGTGAACTATCTCTCCAGGGATTGTGAAAGATGTTCCACTAGAAATATTCTTGTTATTGCTTCGACTCATATTCCCCAAAAAGTGGATCCCGCTCTAATAGCTCCGAATAAATTAAATACATGCATTAAGATACGAAGGTTTCTTATTCCACAACAACGAAAGCACTTTTTTACTCTTTCATATACTAGGGGATTTCACTTGGAAAATAAAATGTTCCATACTAATGGATTCGGGTCCATAACCATGGGTTCCAATGTACGAGATCTTGTAGCACTTACCAATGAGGCCCTATCGATTAGTATTACACAGAAGAAATCAATTATAGACACTAATATAATTAGATCTGCTCTTCATAGACAAACTTGGGATTTGCGATCCCGGGTAAGATCGGTTCAGGATCATGGGATCTTTTTCTATCAGATAGGAAGGGCTGTTGCACAAAATGTAT contains:
- the ycf2 gene encoding Ycf2 (hypothetical protein RF2): MKGHQLKSWIFELREILREIKSVGSFIHIFFHQERFIKLLDSRIWSILLSRNSQGSTSNRYFTIKGVVLFVVVVLIYRINNRKMVERKNLYLTGLLPIPMNSIGPRNDTLEESFWSSNINRLIVSLLYLPKGKKISESSFLDPKESTWVLPITKKCIMSESNWGSRWWRNWIGKKRDSSCKISNETVAGIEISFKEKDIKYLEFLFVYYMDDPIRKDHDWELFDRLSPRKGRNIINLNSGQLFEILVKDWICYLMFAFREKIPIEVEGFFKQQGAGSTIQSNDIEHVSHLFSRKKWAISLQNCAQFHMWQFRQDLFVSWGNNPHESDFLRNISRENWIWLDNVWLVNKDRFFSKARNISSNIQYDSTRSSFVQGRNSSQLKGSSDQSRDHFDSISNEDSEYHTLINQRKIQQLKERSILWDPSFLQTERTEIESDRFPKCLSGYSSMSRLFTEGEKEMNNHLLPEEIEEFLGNPTRSIRSFFSDRSSELHLGSNPTERSTRNQKLLKKEQDVSFVPSRRSENKEIVNIFKIITYLQNTVSIHPISSDPGCDMVLKDELDMDSSNKISFLNKNPFFDLFHLFHDRNGGGYTLHHDFESEERFQEMADLFTLSITEPDLVYHKGFTFFIDSYGLDQKQFLNEVFNSRDESKKKSLLVLPPIFYEENESFYRRIRKKWVRISCGNDLEDPKQKIVVFASNNIMEAVNQYGLILNLIQIQYSTYGYIRNVLTQFFLMNRSDRNFEYGIQRDQIGNDTLNHRTIMKYTINQHLSNLKQSQKKWFDPLIFIFLSRTERSMNWDPNAYRYKWSNGSKNFQEHLEHFISEQKSRFLFQVVFDRLRINQYSIDWSEVIDKKDLSKSLRFFLSKLLLFLSKFLLFLSNSLPFFFVSFGNIPIHRSEIHIYELKGPNDQLCNQLVEPIGLQIVHLKKLKPFLLLLDDHDTSQKSKFLINGGTISPFLFNKIPKWMIDSFHTRNNRRKSFDNTDSYFSMISHDQDNWLNPVKPFHRSSLISSFYKANRLRFLNNLHHFCFYCNKRFPFYVEKARIKNYDFTYGQFLNILFIRNKIFSLCGGKKKHAFLERDTISPIESQVSNIFIPNDFPQSGNERYNLYKSFHFPIRSDPFVRRAIYSIADISGTPLTEGQIVNFERTYCQPLSDMNLSDSEGKNLHQYLNFNSNMGLIHTPCSEKYLPSEKRKKRSLCLKKCVEKGQMYRTFQRDNAFSTLSKWNLFQTYMPWFLTSTGYKYLNLIFLDTFSDLLPILSSSQKFLSIFHDIMHGSDISWLIFQKRLWKICRNLISEISSKCLHNLLLSEEMIHRNNEPPLISTHLRSPNVREFLYSILFLLLVAGYLVCTHLLFVSHAYSELQTEFEKVKSLMIPSYMIELRKLLDRYPTSELNSFWLKNLFLVALEQLGDFLEEMRGSASGGNMLWGGGPAYGVKSIRSKKKFWNINLIDLISIIPNPINRITFSRNTRHLSHTSKEIYSLIRKRKNVNGDWIDDKIESLVANSDWIDDKEREFLVQFSTLTTEKRIDQILLSLTHSDHLSKNDSGYQMIEEPGAIYLRYLVDIHKKYLMNYEFNTPCLAERRIFLAYYQTTTYSQTSCGVNSFHFPSHGKPFSLRLALSPSRGILVIGSIGTGRSYLVKYLATNSYLPFVTVFLNKFLNNKPKGFLIDDSDDIDDSDDIDDSDDIDASDDIDVSDDIDVSDDDIDRDFDFDTELEFLTTMDALTIDMMPEIEINRFYITLQFELAKAMSPCIIWIPNIHDLDVNESNYLSLGLLVNYLSRDCERCSTRNILVIASTHIPQKVDPALIAPNKLNTCIKIRRFLIPQQRKHFFTLSYTRGFHLENKMFHTNGFGSITMGSNVRDLVALTNEALSISITQKKSIIDTNIIRSALHRQTWDLRSRVRSVQDHGIFFYQIGRAVAQNVFLSNCPIDPISIYMKKKSCNEGDSYLYKWYFELGTSMKKLTILLYLLSCSAGSVAQDLWSLPGPDEKNGITYYGLVENDSDLVHGLLEVEGALVGSSRTEKDCSQFDNDRVTLLLRPEPRSPLDMMQNGSCSILDQRFLYEKYESEFEEGEGEEVLDPQQIEEDLFTHIVWAPRIWRPWGFLFDCIERPNELGFPYWARSFRGKRIIYDEEIIYDEEIIYDEEDELQENDSEFLQSGTMQYQIRDRSSKEQGFFRISQFIWDPADPLFFLFKDQPFVSVFSHREFFADEEMSKGLLTSQTDPPTSIYKRWFIKNTQEKRFELLIHRQRWLRTNSSLSNGFFRSNTLSESYQYLSNLFLSNGTLLDQMTKALLRKRWLFPDEMKIGFM